One Sulfoacidibacillus ferrooxidans DNA window includes the following coding sequences:
- a CDS encoding DMT family transporter, with the protein MTSFRRPIGAYGWLGVGIVAISFSAIFIKMTTAPASITAMYRMLMTAVLLSPFAARGIVTAIRKLSNRERLILTVSGLALSLHFIFWIHSLFFTSVASSTLMLALQPIFVLMGETLFFKERVGAMTWLYALIAIAGTVVIGWHDIHAGKTALLGDFMSLVGTIAAAAYLLSGKNLRHTLSSVHYSFLVYVITGFLLMLYSLMRGHSLVDYPRSDWELFVLLTLVPTVFGHTLFNTLLKYLPASTIAMSIVGEPIGATLLAYVFFHATIPWIWFVGAIVVSSGILLFLRSAYHTNVSLSET; encoded by the coding sequence ATGACATCCTTTAGACGTCCAATAGGTGCTTACGGTTGGCTAGGTGTTGGCATTGTTGCCATTTCATTTTCTGCTATTTTTATTAAGATGACGACAGCGCCTGCATCGATCACCGCTATGTATCGGATGCTGATGACAGCTGTTCTACTCAGTCCCTTTGCTGCGCGGGGCATAGTAACGGCTATACGCAAACTGTCGAATCGTGAACGGCTGATCCTCACTGTAAGTGGGCTTGCGCTTTCACTGCATTTTATTTTTTGGATTCACTCACTCTTTTTTACGTCTGTGGCGAGTTCGACTTTGATGCTCGCCTTACAGCCCATCTTCGTGTTGATGGGTGAGACACTCTTCTTTAAAGAACGCGTTGGCGCAATGACATGGCTGTACGCGTTAATTGCGATCGCGGGGACTGTGGTGATCGGTTGGCATGATATTCATGCTGGTAAAACTGCGCTATTAGGTGACTTTATGTCGCTAGTTGGGACAATCGCTGCTGCTGCATATCTGTTGTCTGGTAAAAATTTGCGGCACACACTATCCTCTGTACACTATAGCTTTCTCGTATATGTGATTACCGGATTTTTGTTGATGCTTTACAGTCTAATGCGCGGGCATTCACTCGTGGATTATCCCCGCTCTGATTGGGAACTGTTTGTACTATTAACACTCGTTCCAACTGTGTTTGGACATACGTTGTTCAATACACTGTTAAAGTATCTTCCTGCTTCAACCATTGCGATGAGTATTGTGGGTGAACCGATCGGTGCTACTTTGTTGGCGTATGTGTTTTTTCATGCGACGATTCCTTGGATTTGGTTTGTTGGAGCAATAGTAGTCAGTAGTGGAATCCTTTTATTTCTGCGATCGGCTTATCATACGAATGTTTCGCTAAGTGAAACATAG
- a CDS encoding acyl-CoA thioesterase, which yields MNMTKSRSTIRVRYQETDQMSVAWHGNYVQWFEVARTDWLRMENLSYRDLEDGGIMLPVLRVGCEYLHSAHYDDLLYVDAMIKEYNGLRLTFSYSVLLADGEKLLATGETEHVFTDRSLKPIRLVRSAPHIHRLLLGDE from the coding sequence ATGAATATGACAAAGTCGCGATCAACCATTCGTGTGCGTTATCAAGAAACCGACCAGATGAGTGTGGCATGGCATGGAAATTATGTTCAGTGGTTTGAAGTAGCACGTACAGACTGGTTACGCATGGAAAACTTATCCTATCGCGATTTGGAAGACGGGGGGATTATGCTTCCTGTGTTACGCGTGGGATGTGAGTATCTACATTCAGCACATTACGACGATCTTCTATACGTGGATGCAATGATCAAGGAATACAATGGGTTGCGCCTGACGTTTAGTTATTCTGTTTTGTTAGCAGATGGCGAAAAGCTACTAGCTACTGGAGAAACCGAGCATGTGTTTACTGATCGCAGTTTAAAACCCATACGCCTTGTGCGCAGTGCTCCGCATATTCATCGCTTATTGCTTGGAGATGAGTAG
- the pyk gene encoding pyruvate kinase — protein sequence MRKTKIVCTMGPATSELQKMRMIVRAGMDVARLNFSHGTHDDHRKMIETIREAARLERKIVGIMLDIKGPKIRTGLIENDGVELNDGDHIILTTEEVLGTKERISISYDGLPEDVIVGSIIRIDDGLIGMRVEKVDNREIYCVVTNGGMLKNRKGINAPGVKLRLPGVTEKDVEDILFGIEQGVDIIAASFVRKASDVLEIRKLLEDHHVQCDIISKIEAQEGLDLIDEILLVSDGLMVARGDLGVEIPTEEVPIAQKLLIERCNKAGKMVITATQMLDSMQRNPRPTRAEATDVANAIFDGTDAIMLSGETAAGKYPVEAVETMSIIAMRAEEALRTHEVTGRHREGVERTQTDAISNAVRSIAEDLEARAIVTSTESGFTARMVAKHRPQSVIIAVTPHADVARRLTLCWGIYPVLVKSIESTDEMLAVAVDGALASGLVSSGDLIVITAGVPVGEAGTTNLLKIHTIGDVLARGTGVGMKSVVGRAIVAKKSSDILERVKAGDILVTVMTDRDMMPAFEKVAAVITEEGGLTSHAAVVGLSLGIPVIVGAIGATQVVTDGEVITVDTVRGFLYRGKTQVL from the coding sequence ATGAGGAAAACAAAGATTGTTTGTACCATGGGACCAGCAACGAGCGAATTACAGAAAATGCGAATGATTGTTCGAGCGGGGATGGACGTTGCACGGTTGAATTTTTCGCATGGAACACATGACGATCATCGCAAAATGATTGAAACAATTCGTGAAGCAGCGCGTTTAGAACGAAAAATTGTCGGCATCATGCTCGACATTAAAGGGCCTAAGATTCGAACAGGGCTTATCGAAAATGACGGTGTCGAACTTAATGATGGCGATCATATTATTTTGACGACTGAAGAGGTGCTAGGTACTAAAGAACGCATTTCTATTAGTTATGATGGGCTACCAGAAGATGTAATTGTAGGATCAATTATACGAATTGATGATGGTCTCATTGGTATGCGCGTAGAGAAAGTGGACAATCGAGAAATTTATTGTGTCGTCACAAACGGTGGCATGCTGAAAAATCGCAAGGGAATCAACGCACCAGGTGTGAAATTGCGTTTACCAGGAGTAACGGAGAAGGATGTTGAGGATATTCTTTTTGGTATTGAGCAAGGTGTAGATATCATTGCAGCTTCTTTCGTTCGCAAAGCATCTGATGTCTTAGAGATTCGCAAGTTGCTAGAAGATCATCATGTGCAGTGTGATATCATCTCGAAAATCGAAGCGCAAGAGGGACTTGATCTCATCGATGAGATTCTTTTGGTTTCTGATGGATTGATGGTTGCTCGTGGCGATTTAGGTGTTGAGATCCCGACGGAGGAAGTGCCGATTGCTCAGAAATTATTGATTGAGCGTTGCAACAAAGCTGGTAAAATGGTCATTACAGCTACGCAAATGCTCGATTCTATGCAGAGGAATCCAAGGCCTACAAGAGCAGAAGCAACGGATGTGGCCAATGCCATTTTTGATGGTACGGATGCGATTATGTTAAGTGGCGAAACAGCTGCTGGCAAATACCCTGTAGAAGCTGTCGAAACGATGTCAATCATTGCGATGCGCGCGGAAGAGGCGCTTAGAACGCATGAAGTGACAGGCCGTCATCGTGAAGGTGTCGAGCGAACGCAAACGGATGCTATTAGCAATGCAGTGCGCAGTATTGCAGAGGATCTAGAGGCAAGAGCGATTGTAACGTCTACAGAGAGTGGATTTACAGCGCGTATGGTTGCGAAGCATCGCCCACAAAGTGTCATCATTGCAGTGACTCCACATGCAGACGTGGCGAGACGTCTCACACTTTGCTGGGGTATCTATCCTGTGCTCGTCAAATCGATCGAGTCTACGGATGAAATGCTTGCGGTTGCGGTAGACGGAGCTCTTGCAAGTGGACTTGTGAGCAGCGGAGATTTGATTGTCATCACAGCGGGGGTACCTGTTGGTGAAGCTGGAACTACTAATTTACTTAAGATTCATACGATCGGTGATGTGTTAGCGCGGGGAACGGGCGTGGGGATGAAAAGTGTAGTTGGACGAGCGATCGTTGCTAAAAAGTCGAGCGATATTCTAGAAAGAGTTAAGGCTGGAGATATCTTAGTGACTGTCATGACGGATCGTGATATGATGCCTGCATTTGAAAAGGTCGCAGCAGTCATTACAGAAGAAGGTGGACTTACTTCTCATGCCGCAGTAGTAGGATTATCACTGGGCATTCCCGTCATTGTAGGTGCCATAGGTGCTACACAAGTGGTAACAGATGGCGAAGTGATCACGGTAGATACCGTTCGTGGATTCTTGTATCGCGGAAAAACTCAAGTATTATAA
- the pfkA gene encoding 6-phosphofructokinase: MKHIGVLTSGGDAPGMNAAIRAVVRKSVYHGLRVSGIRHGYAGLMAGEIEEMDLGSVADIIQRGGTKLYTARSPEFLTDQGQELGVAMLQKHDIDALVVIGGDGSFRGARALSHRGVRTIGVPGTIDNDLPCTDYTIGFDTAINTAIDAIDKIRDTATSHERTFVIEVMGRNAGDIAVISGLAGGAESILIPEAPYDMDQIIDKLERGVERGKRHSIILVAEGVGKGMKIGELIGQRTGWEVRVTVLGHLQRGGSPTAFDRALASRMGAMAVDLLIQGETSMMVGIKGKKMIATDIDAALDSMREVDLSIYELAGILSI; the protein is encoded by the coding sequence GTGAAACATATTGGTGTCTTGACAAGTGGCGGAGATGCACCAGGTATGAATGCTGCTATTCGGGCTGTCGTGCGCAAGAGCGTGTATCACGGACTTAGAGTGTCTGGGATTAGACATGGCTATGCAGGGCTGATGGCAGGAGAGATCGAGGAGATGGACCTCGGATCGGTAGCAGATATTATTCAGCGTGGTGGAACCAAATTATACACTGCAAGAAGCCCTGAATTTCTCACAGACCAAGGGCAAGAGTTAGGTGTTGCCATGCTGCAAAAGCATGATATCGATGCGCTTGTAGTGATCGGAGGGGATGGATCGTTTCGTGGGGCGCGGGCATTATCGCATCGCGGAGTTCGAACCATAGGGGTGCCTGGTACGATTGATAATGATCTACCTTGCACAGACTATACTATTGGTTTTGACACAGCGATTAATACAGCGATTGATGCGATCGATAAGATTCGAGATACAGCGACTTCACACGAGCGCACCTTCGTCATCGAGGTTATGGGTAGAAACGCTGGCGATATTGCTGTGATATCTGGATTAGCAGGTGGGGCTGAATCTATTCTTATTCCGGAAGCTCCCTATGATATGGACCAAATCATTGACAAATTAGAACGTGGTGTGGAACGCGGGAAGCGCCATAGTATCATATTGGTTGCTGAAGGTGTGGGTAAAGGTATGAAGATCGGCGAACTAATTGGACAGCGCACGGGATGGGAAGTGCGCGTGACCGTACTCGGGCATTTGCAGCGTGGCGGCTCGCCAACAGCTTTTGACCGCGCGTTAGCGTCACGTATGGGTGCGATGGCTGTCGATTTGTTGATTCAAGGTGAGACTAGCATGATGGTTGGGATTAAGGGTAAGAAGATGATTGCAACAGATATTGATGCGGCACTTGATAGTATGCGTGAAGTGGACTTATCAATTTACGAACTTGCGGGTATTTTGTCGATTTAG
- a CDS encoding acetyl-CoA carboxylase carboxyltransferase subunit alpha, producing the protein MAVELPFEKPLIELRLKIEELKRFTEEKGIDMSAEVLTLETKAKALAEAIYRDLTPWQKVQIARHPERPTTLDYIRGMCDDFIELHGDRSFRDDAAIVGGIGRLEGMAVTLIGTQKGRDTKENIFRNFGMAHPEGYRKALRLMKQAEKFGRPIVTFIDTAGAYPGAAAEERGQGEAIARNLIEMAALTVPVVCVVTGEGGSGGALGLGVGDKILMLEHAYYSVIAPESAAALLWKDATQGQRAADAMCITAQDLSRFGIVDEILLEPFGGAQREPLTMIATVKDAVWRALVELHQVPFKDLPSSRYEKYRKMGVYTEVKKTRVAEEVATVEAIEEDVTLQNLSS; encoded by the coding sequence GTGGCCGTTGAACTGCCCTTTGAGAAGCCGCTCATCGAATTGCGTCTGAAAATCGAGGAGTTAAAACGTTTTACTGAAGAGAAGGGCATTGATATGAGCGCCGAAGTATTGACGCTTGAAACAAAAGCCAAGGCATTAGCGGAAGCGATTTATCGCGATCTTACACCTTGGCAAAAGGTGCAAATTGCTCGCCACCCTGAACGCCCTACAACGCTTGATTACATCCGTGGTATGTGTGACGATTTTATTGAATTACACGGAGATCGATCATTTCGTGATGATGCAGCAATTGTCGGTGGTATTGGACGCCTTGAGGGCATGGCAGTGACTTTAATAGGTACACAAAAGGGTCGTGACACCAAGGAAAATATCTTTCGCAACTTTGGTATGGCCCATCCAGAAGGGTACCGCAAAGCCCTTCGTCTCATGAAACAGGCTGAAAAGTTTGGACGCCCTATTGTGACGTTTATCGATACTGCAGGAGCATACCCTGGAGCAGCGGCAGAGGAACGTGGACAAGGCGAAGCCATCGCACGCAATCTCATTGAGATGGCCGCACTTACAGTTCCTGTTGTTTGCGTGGTGACTGGTGAAGGTGGAAGCGGTGGAGCTCTGGGTCTCGGAGTGGGTGATAAGATTTTGATGTTGGAGCATGCATATTATTCCGTCATTGCACCTGAGTCAGCGGCTGCCTTGTTGTGGAAAGATGCCACACAGGGACAGCGTGCGGCAGATGCGATGTGCATTACCGCCCAGGATTTATCTCGCTTTGGCATCGTGGATGAAATTTTGCTTGAACCATTCGGTGGTGCACAACGAGAACCTTTAACGATGATCGCGACAGTGAAGGATGCAGTATGGCGCGCCTTAGTTGAACTCCATCAAGTGCCATTTAAAGATTTACCATCATCACGTTACGAGAAGTATCGCAAGATGGGCGTGTATACAGAAGTGAAAAAAACAAGAGTAGCGGAGGAAGTCGCTACGGTGGAAGCTATAGAAGAGGACGTTACTTTACAGAATCTATCGAGTTAA
- the accD gene encoding acetyl-CoA carboxylase, carboxyltransferase subunit beta yields MLKDLFPKKKRYATVASNTSARDKVPEGLMEKCKQCGQILFAKELEKQVKTCPHCGYHFTLSAPERIQLTLDEGSFVEFDDDLLSGDPLHFPDYPARVERSRQATGLTDAVLTGTGTIIGYKVVIAAMDSRFIMGSMGSVVGEKLTRAIEQAIADAAPMIIFSVSGGARMQEGIFSLMQMAKVSTALARLDALGLLYISVLTHPTTGGVTASFAMQGDVNLAEPGATIGFAGRRIIEQTIRQKLPDEFQTAEFVMEHGMIDQVVHRKDLRAVLGTLVSLHDKGGEWSGR; encoded by the coding sequence GTGTTAAAGGACCTATTTCCTAAAAAAAAGCGTTATGCAACAGTGGCATCGAATACAAGTGCTCGCGATAAGGTGCCAGAAGGTTTGATGGAGAAATGCAAGCAGTGTGGACAGATCCTGTTTGCTAAGGAGTTAGAAAAGCAGGTAAAGACATGTCCGCATTGTGGATATCATTTTACATTATCTGCACCAGAGCGCATTCAATTGACGCTTGATGAAGGATCATTTGTGGAGTTTGATGACGATCTTTTGTCGGGCGACCCACTGCACTTCCCAGACTATCCAGCTCGAGTAGAGCGCAGTAGACAAGCAACAGGCCTTACTGATGCTGTGCTCACAGGTACAGGCACGATTATTGGCTATAAAGTGGTGATCGCTGCCATGGATTCTCGCTTTATTATGGGGAGTATGGGCTCAGTGGTAGGTGAAAAATTGACTCGTGCGATCGAGCAAGCGATTGCGGATGCGGCTCCAATGATCATTTTTTCTGTTTCAGGTGGGGCTCGTATGCAAGAGGGTATTTTCTCCCTTATGCAGATGGCAAAAGTGTCGACTGCACTAGCACGTCTTGATGCCTTGGGTTTGCTTTACATTTCAGTGCTGACACATCCTACGACAGGGGGAGTAACGGCGAGTTTTGCCATGCAGGGAGATGTCAATCTTGCAGAGCCTGGCGCAACGATTGGATTTGCAGGGCGTAGAATTATCGAACAGACGATTCGCCAAAAGCTACCTGATGAATTTCAAACGGCCGAATTTGTGATGGAACATGGGATGATTGATCAAGTAGTCCATCGCAAGGATTTGCGAGCGGTGCTAGGAACGCTTGTTTCGCTACATGATAAAGGGGGAGAATGGAGTGGCCGTTGA
- a CDS encoding glutamate decarboxylase encodes MWTVIYITPSLRLAENICKRLMAEGFLVKRRQISASKQQFEILVPEYELEDVRESLNDIVHASLSD; translated from the coding sequence ATGTGGACAGTAATCTACATAACGCCTAGTTTGCGGCTAGCGGAAAATATATGTAAAAGGCTAATGGCAGAAGGCTTTTTGGTAAAGCGTAGACAGATTAGTGCTTCCAAACAGCAATTTGAGATTTTAGTGCCTGAGTATGAACTTGAAGATGTGCGAGAATCGTTAAACGATATCGTGCATGCTTCGCTGTCTGATTGA